From one Brevibacterium sp. 'Marine' genomic stretch:
- a CDS encoding BMP family ABC transporter substrate-binding protein — translation MKKLASAVSMIAASALVLSACGSGEGGESGSDYLACMVSDSGGWDDQSFNQSGREGMENAKKNLGIEEKLAESQGDADFGPNVDNMVQQGCNLTFGVGFLLEDTIQEAAEANPDLNFALIDSTFSDADGKPVTIDNAKAVVFNTAEAAYLAGYVAAATSESGKVGTFGGIQIPSVTIFMDGFADGVDKFNEDNKKDVKLLGWNKEKQDGSFSGDFENQGQGQELTKQLISQGADVIMPVAGPVGLGAAAAAKEAGDVNLVWVDSDGYESTEYGDIILTSVVKQISQAVEDTIKEGTEDNFSNEPYVGTLENEGVGLAPYHDFEDKVPEDVKKDVEELKKQIIDGSLVVESESTPK, via the coding sequence GTGAAGAAGCTCGCTTCAGCGGTGTCGATGATCGCCGCATCCGCCCTCGTCCTCTCGGCCTGCGGTTCAGGCGAAGGAGGCGAATCCGGTTCGGATTACCTCGCCTGCATGGTCTCCGACTCCGGCGGTTGGGACGACCAGTCCTTCAACCAGTCCGGTCGGGAGGGCATGGAGAACGCGAAGAAGAACCTGGGAATCGAAGAGAAGCTCGCCGAATCGCAGGGCGACGCGGACTTCGGGCCGAACGTCGACAACATGGTGCAGCAGGGCTGCAACCTCACCTTCGGCGTCGGATTCCTCCTCGAGGACACGATCCAGGAAGCCGCCGAAGCGAACCCGGACCTCAACTTCGCGCTCATCGACTCCACATTCTCCGACGCCGACGGCAAGCCGGTGACGATCGACAACGCCAAGGCAGTCGTCTTCAACACCGCCGAGGCCGCGTACCTGGCCGGCTATGTTGCGGCCGCGACCTCGGAGTCGGGCAAGGTCGGCACCTTCGGCGGCATCCAGATTCCGTCGGTGACGATCTTCATGGACGGCTTCGCCGACGGCGTGGACAAGTTCAACGAGGACAACAAGAAGGACGTCAAGCTGCTGGGCTGGAACAAGGAGAAGCAGGACGGCTCGTTCTCCGGTGACTTCGAGAACCAGGGACAGGGTCAGGAGCTGACCAAGCAGCTCATCTCGCAGGGCGCCGACGTCATCATGCCCGTGGCCGGACCCGTCGGCCTCGGTGCCGCAGCGGCGGCGAAGGAAGCCGGCGACGTCAACCTCGTGTGGGTCGACTCCGATGGCTACGAGTCGACCGAATACGGCGACATCATCCTCACCTCGGTGGTCAAGCAGATCTCGCAGGCCGTCGAAGACACCATCAAGGAAGGCACCGAGGACAACTTCTCCAATGAGCCCTACGTCGGCACGCTCGAGAACGAAGGCGTGGGCCTCGCTCCGTACCACGACTTCGAGGACAAGGTTCCCGAAGACGTGAAGAAGGACGTCGAGGAGCTGAAGAAGCAGATCATCGACGGCAGCCTCGTCGTCGAGTCGGAGAGCACACCGAAGTAA
- a CDS encoding ABC-F family ATP-binding cassette domain-containing protein: MAHLLGAEALHLEYPTRVVFDSVTLGVESGDMIGIVGRNGDGKSSLLGMLAGTIEPDSGRVTYRGGLRLGMLGQRDDLDDEATVGFSVVGDAADHEWAADPQARDIISGLIADLDWDAQISSLSGGQRRRVALAALLIGDWDMLILDEPTNHLDVDGIAWLAKHVRGRWPKNAGALLLVTHDRWFLDEVCTKTWEVHDRIVEPFEGGYAAYVLQRVERDRIAAATEAKRQNLMRKELAWLRRGAPARTSKPKFRIEAANQLIADVPEVRNPIELKKMATARLGKDVVDLLDVSKHFGETTILDDVTWRIGPGERTGILGPNGAGKSTLLGLISGEIDPDAGRVKRGKTVQIGVLDQQFKDLARIADSRVREVLAESKTSFTIEGKDFTPAQLLERLGFAKEHLSARVKELSGGQKRRLQLLLLLMAEPNVIILDEPTNDVDSDMLAAMEDLLDSWPGTLIVVSHDRYLLERVTDQQYAILDNGLRHVPGGVEEYLRLRAEQERRGAAGSNRASGGSNGAATGSGGDGSGGAASASEGSSSAPKLSGAEARAAKKEVSAIERRMDKLNTQIAQKHEEMAAHDQTDFEGLAELTAAIRQSQDELDELEMRWLEASEALEA; encoded by the coding sequence ATGGCACATCTCCTCGGGGCAGAAGCCCTCCACCTCGAATACCCCACGCGCGTCGTCTTCGACTCGGTCACCCTCGGTGTCGAGTCCGGTGACATGATCGGCATCGTCGGCCGCAACGGCGACGGCAAGTCGAGTCTGCTCGGCATGCTCGCCGGCACCATCGAACCCGATTCCGGACGCGTGACCTATCGCGGCGGTCTGCGTCTGGGAATGCTCGGCCAGCGCGATGACCTCGATGACGAAGCGACCGTGGGCTTCTCCGTCGTCGGCGATGCCGCCGATCACGAATGGGCCGCCGATCCGCAGGCCCGTGACATCATCTCCGGTCTCATCGCCGATCTCGATTGGGATGCGCAGATCTCCTCGCTCTCCGGTGGTCAGCGCCGCCGAGTGGCTCTGGCTGCGCTGCTCATCGGCGATTGGGACATGCTCATCCTCGACGAGCCGACGAACCATCTCGACGTCGACGGCATCGCGTGGTTGGCGAAGCATGTGCGCGGCCGGTGGCCGAAGAACGCCGGAGCCCTGCTCCTGGTCACCCACGACCGGTGGTTCCTCGACGAGGTGTGCACGAAGACCTGGGAGGTCCACGACCGCATCGTCGAGCCCTTCGAAGGCGGTTATGCCGCGTACGTCCTCCAACGCGTCGAACGCGACCGGATCGCGGCCGCCACCGAGGCGAAGCGACAGAATCTCATGCGCAAGGAACTCGCGTGGCTGCGACGCGGCGCTCCCGCCCGAACGTCGAAGCCGAAGTTCCGCATCGAGGCGGCCAACCAGCTCATCGCCGACGTGCCCGAGGTCCGCAATCCGATCGAGCTGAAGAAGATGGCCACGGCCCGCCTGGGCAAGGACGTCGTCGATCTGCTCGACGTGTCCAAGCACTTCGGTGAGACGACGATCCTCGACGATGTCACCTGGCGCATCGGTCCCGGCGAACGCACCGGCATCCTCGGCCCCAACGGCGCCGGAAAGTCGACCCTGCTGGGTCTGATCTCGGGAGAGATCGACCCCGATGCCGGACGGGTCAAGCGCGGCAAGACCGTGCAGATCGGTGTGCTCGATCAGCAGTTCAAGGATCTGGCCCGCATCGCCGACTCCCGTGTCCGCGAGGTTCTCGCCGAGTCGAAGACCTCGTTCACCATCGAAGGCAAGGACTTCACTCCGGCCCAGCTGCTCGAACGGCTCGGCTTCGCGAAGGAGCATCTGTCCGCCAGGGTCAAGGAGCTCTCCGGCGGGCAGAAGCGCCGACTTCAGCTTCTGCTGCTGCTCATGGCCGAACCCAATGTCATCATCCTCGACGAGCCGACGAACGACGTCGACTCCGACATGCTCGCGGCGATGGAGGATCTCCTCGATTCCTGGCCGGGCACTCTCATCGTCGTCTCCCACGACCGGTACCTGTTGGAGCGGGTCACCGATCAGCAGTACGCGATCCTCGACAACGGTCTGCGCCATGTTCCCGGCGGTGTCGAAGAGTATCTGCGGCTGCGTGCCGAACAGGAACGTCGCGGCGCTGCCGGTTCGAACAGGGCTTCCGGCGGTTCGAACGGGGCCGCGACGGGATCCGGCGGGGACGGTTCCGGTGGGGCCGCCTCGGCGAGCGAGGGATCCTCATCGGCTCCGAAACTGTCCGGTGCGGAAGCACGAGCGGCGAAGAAGGAAGTGTCCGCGATCGAACGGCGGATGGACAAGCTGAACACTCAGATCGCGCAGAAGCACGAGGAGATGGCCGCCCACGACCAGACCGACTTCGAAGGACTGGCCGAGCTCACGGCAGCGATCCGTCAGTCCCAGGACGAACTCGACGAGCTCGAGATGCGCTGGCTCGAAGCGTCCGAGGCGCTGGAAGCCTGA
- a CDS encoding TraR/DksA C4-type zinc finger protein, whose product MIDEAQMRERLEDERAETQALIGRLTQGIDEVSAARDGDNSDDEHDPEGATLAFERSQAATLLEQSEGRLDEIAEAFDRLAAGTFGTCIDCGRPIAEARLEARPYAATCVDCAARG is encoded by the coding sequence ATGATCGACGAAGCGCAGATGCGAGAGCGGCTCGAGGATGAGCGGGCGGAGACGCAGGCGCTCATCGGCCGCCTGACCCAAGGTATCGACGAGGTCTCGGCCGCCCGCGACGGTGACAACAGCGACGACGAACACGATCCGGAAGGGGCGACGCTGGCCTTCGAACGGTCGCAGGCCGCGACCCTGCTCGAACAGTCCGAGGGCCGCCTCGATGAGATCGCCGAGGCATTCGACCGCCTCGCCGCGGGCACGTTCGGAACCTGCATCGACTGCGGCAGACCCATCGCGGAGGCGCGGCTGGAGGCCCGCCCCTACGCGGCGACGTGCGTGGACTGCGCCGCCCGCGGCTAG
- a CDS encoding acyltransferase family protein encodes MSTRDYRIDRAKGILIFLVVLGHLLARTSPWESPILGAPMYFIYMFHMPAFVFLAGITAKSNKLAERVLTYFVLLATVLPLMWGWMWIFGLNPDYDFLRPFWYTWFLLSMAWWMITVPFIERFPRTMLVASLVVGLFGGLLPILDTELSAARTMAFWPFFVIGKLYGKQIIGWAGSLAIWQKLGLSVAALAAVGYFYLDQVDHNWLYGSLNFAHFGVSVPEGVGLRLIVDLGAVLLTLALLTWLSNTKDTLATIGKHSLAVYILHGFVVRGLQPVLDDSRTVLHDAVVLLICVALAVVWTGVLSWGPFERALRWWSSTVTGLLLKPFPFLRPEDSDRRGGRGRGERGRGERGRGGRGRRGDAGYPGDAHHPGNSYSEGDGPDRQGLGLQPLPGVGYQHSPGYEQQPGQQQSFASPAPAAGEPYPLPGSHEVPQNNATYETTQEVPAGAAQRAMRYRRLPVYLSGDDR; translated from the coding sequence GTGTCAACACGGGACTATCGCATCGACCGCGCCAAGGGAATACTGATCTTCCTGGTGGTTTTGGGCCACCTTCTCGCTCGAACCTCTCCGTGGGAGTCGCCGATCCTGGGCGCACCGATGTACTTCATCTACATGTTCCACATGCCGGCGTTCGTCTTCCTCGCCGGAATCACGGCGAAGTCGAACAAGCTGGCCGAGCGGGTGCTCACCTACTTCGTTCTCCTCGCCACGGTGCTGCCGCTCATGTGGGGGTGGATGTGGATCTTCGGGCTCAATCCCGACTACGACTTCCTCAGACCGTTCTGGTACACGTGGTTCCTGCTGTCGATGGCGTGGTGGATGATCACGGTCCCCTTCATCGAGCGCTTCCCACGCACGATGCTCGTCGCCTCGCTCGTCGTCGGGCTCTTCGGCGGACTGCTGCCGATCCTCGACACCGAACTCTCCGCGGCTCGGACGATGGCGTTCTGGCCGTTCTTCGTCATCGGCAAGCTCTACGGCAAGCAGATCATCGGCTGGGCGGGCAGCCTTGCGATCTGGCAGAAACTCGGCCTCAGCGTCGCCGCACTCGCAGCAGTCGGATACTTCTACCTCGACCAGGTCGATCACAACTGGCTCTACGGCAGCCTCAACTTCGCCCACTTCGGCGTCAGCGTTCCCGAAGGCGTGGGCCTGCGTCTCATCGTCGACCTCGGAGCGGTGCTGCTGACATTGGCGCTGCTGACCTGGCTGTCGAACACGAAGGACACGCTCGCCACGATCGGCAAGCACAGCCTGGCTGTATACATTCTCCACGGCTTCGTCGTCCGCGGCCTGCAGCCGGTCCTCGACGACAGCCGCACCGTCCTCCACGACGCCGTCGTCCTCCTCATCTGCGTGGCCCTGGCCGTGGTGTGGACGGGCGTGCTGTCCTGGGGGCCCTTCGAACGCGCCCTGCGCTGGTGGTCGTCGACCGTCACGGGCCTGCTGCTCAAACCGTTCCCGTTCCTGCGACCGGAGGATTCCGACCGGCGCGGCGGGCGAGGTCGCGGAGAGCGAGGTCGCGGAGAGCGAGGTCGCGGCGGACGTGGTCGCCGTGGAGACGCCGGCTACCCCGGCGACGCTCATCACCCCGGCAACTCCTACAGCGAGGGCGACGGACCGGACCGGCAGGGACTCGGCCTGCAGCCGCTGCCCGGAGTCGGCTACCAGCACTCCCCCGGCTACGAACAGCAGCCGGGCCAGCAGCAGTCCTTCGCCTCGCCGGCACCGGCTGCGGGCGAGCCGTACCCGCTGCCGGGTTCGCACGAGGTTCCGCAGAACAACGCCACCTACGAAACCACTCAGGAAGTTCCCGCCGGAGCCGCCCAACGGGCAATGCGCTACCGTCGCCTGCCGGTCTACCTCAGCGGCGACGACCGCTGA